A portion of the Candidatus Limnocylindrales bacterium genome contains these proteins:
- a CDS encoding radical SAM protein, with protein MAHPGEKLLFRPNTSGPVSVCLAYPNTWAVGMANLGYQAVFRILSTTPGIVCERVFLTDDGTRPKTEESGRSPAEFDVLAFSLSFESDYPNIVRILDSAGIPARTRDRKDGERGWPLLLAGGPATFLNPEPVAPFFDLFLIGEGEEMIRDAFAGAEAWAGVSRERILDEMSVVEGAYRPDRYDVEYGESGHLVRRTPKDGAPAVVTRRYVANLDAFPTATSVVAPGSVFGDYFLVEASRGCEWGCRFCAAGFMYRPVRHRSAESMTAQALEGLPHAAASTVGLVGAEMASHPAIASTCERIAAAGGRPSPSSLKADQISPRLAKVLAGSGTKSVTVAPEAGSERMRRVINKNLTEGEILRAAELMVGDGVDSLKLYFMCALPTETEADLDGICELAAKIRDRMMGHGRKRGRVGRITVSLNPFVPKPWTPFQWDPMVPVAVAQAKIAYIRRKVGRMPNVDLDADSPREAYMQTLMSRGDRRVADVIEALARTERGWWQELGEIRRGENPAIAFDLDAFVHREYPEDALFPWDFIDHHINRSYLWLERRRAHAERETEPCDVATCRTCGAC; from the coding sequence TTGGCGCATCCCGGAGAGAAGCTTCTATTCCGTCCCAATACATCGGGACCGGTCTCGGTCTGCCTCGCGTATCCGAATACGTGGGCCGTCGGGATGGCGAACCTCGGCTACCAGGCGGTGTTCCGGATCCTCTCGACGACCCCCGGCATCGTCTGCGAACGGGTCTTTCTGACGGACGACGGCACGCGGCCGAAGACCGAAGAAAGCGGACGCTCGCCGGCCGAGTTCGACGTGCTCGCGTTCTCGCTGTCGTTCGAGAGCGACTACCCGAACATCGTGCGCATCCTCGACAGCGCCGGCATTCCGGCGCGCACCAGGGATCGCAAGGACGGCGAGCGCGGCTGGCCGCTGCTGCTGGCCGGCGGGCCGGCAACGTTTCTCAATCCCGAGCCGGTGGCGCCGTTCTTCGACCTGTTCCTGATCGGTGAAGGCGAAGAGATGATCCGCGATGCATTCGCCGGCGCCGAGGCGTGGGCCGGAGTTTCGCGCGAGCGGATCCTCGACGAGATGTCCGTCGTCGAAGGCGCGTACCGTCCGGATCGCTACGACGTCGAGTACGGCGAAAGCGGTCACCTCGTGCGGCGCACTCCAAAAGATGGCGCGCCCGCCGTCGTCACGCGGCGCTACGTCGCCAACCTCGATGCGTTTCCGACGGCAACTTCGGTCGTCGCTCCGGGATCGGTGTTCGGCGATTACTTCCTCGTCGAGGCGAGCCGCGGCTGCGAGTGGGGTTGCCGGTTCTGCGCGGCCGGATTCATGTACCGGCCGGTGCGCCATCGCAGCGCCGAGTCGATGACCGCGCAGGCGCTCGAAGGGCTGCCGCACGCCGCGGCGTCGACGGTCGGTCTGGTCGGTGCCGAGATGGCGAGTCATCCGGCGATTGCATCCACATGCGAGCGCATTGCAGCGGCCGGCGGCCGTCCGTCGCCGTCGTCGCTCAAGGCGGACCAGATCAGCCCGCGTCTTGCGAAGGTTCTCGCCGGCAGCGGCACGAAGTCGGTCACGGTCGCGCCCGAAGCCGGATCCGAGCGCATGCGGCGCGTGATCAACAAGAACCTGACCGAAGGCGAGATCCTTCGCGCCGCCGAGCTGATGGTCGGCGACGGCGTCGATTCGCTCAAGCTCTACTTCATGTGCGCGCTGCCGACCGAGACCGAGGCCGACCTCGACGGCATCTGCGAGCTCGCGGCGAAGATCCGCGACCGCATGATGGGCCACGGCCGAAAACGCGGGCGCGTCGGGCGCATCACCGTTTCGCTCAATCCGTTCGTGCCGAAGCCGTGGACTCCGTTCCAGTGGGATCCGATGGTGCCGGTGGCCGTCGCGCAGGCGAAGATCGCCTATATCCGCCGAAAGGTCGGGCGAATGCCGAACGTGGACCTCGACGCGGATTCGCCGCGCGAGGCCTACATGCAGACGCTCATGAGCCGCGGCGATCGCCGCGTGGCCGACGTGATCGAAGCACTTGCCCGCACCGAGCGCGGCTGGTGGCAGGAGCTCGGCGAGATCCGTCGCGGTGAAAATCCGGCCATCGCGTTCGACCTCGACGCGTTCGTGCATCGCGAATATCCCGAGGACGCGCTGTTTCCGTGGGACTTCATCGATCATCACATCAACCGCTCGTACCTGTGGCTCGAACGCCGCCGCGCGCATGCCGAGCGCGAAACCGAGCCGTGCGACGTCGCGACGTGCCGCACGTGCGGTGCGTGCTAG
- a CDS encoding ArsA-related P-loop ATPase: MKPAAGSLAAALYGKRLVVLVGQGGVGKTSASAAIAYGKACGGAMVSVLTVDPAPRLGDALGIATIGADPQDVALPESARGTLTAMRLDTKRTFDRMIEENSSSAAVTQKLLAHPIYRAISEQLGGTENYMAFQRLHELVAQGGRDCLVVDTPPATNATELLSAPSRLAGLLDTGALSIIAEPARLVARTGGVLARATISLVIAAIGRVTGTPLQREVGQFVDLFSDLVGGLEGRARAIDELLRAPETAFVLVTRPREGDVADALAFRASLDRMGIRVAAVVANRVTPAATPSSEPDAIRLAGLTPRQRGAVIAMEADMNALRALERSALVHLRESLGGPGDPPVFELAARDVDVASLDDIAILARELEAAPK, encoded by the coding sequence GTGAAGCCGGCAGCCGGATCGCTCGCGGCGGCGCTTTACGGCAAGCGACTCGTCGTGCTCGTCGGCCAGGGCGGCGTCGGCAAGACATCCGCATCGGCGGCGATCGCGTACGGCAAGGCGTGCGGCGGCGCGATGGTCTCGGTGCTTACCGTGGATCCGGCTCCGCGTCTCGGCGACGCGCTCGGCATCGCGACCATCGGCGCGGATCCGCAGGACGTCGCGCTGCCAGAAAGCGCGCGCGGCACGCTGACGGCAATGCGCCTCGACACCAAGCGCACGTTCGACCGCATGATCGAAGAGAACTCCTCGTCGGCGGCCGTCACGCAGAAGCTGCTCGCGCACCCGATCTATCGCGCAATCTCCGAGCAGCTCGGCGGCACCGAGAACTACATGGCGTTCCAGCGCCTGCACGAGCTCGTCGCGCAGGGCGGCCGCGACTGCCTCGTGGTCGACACGCCGCCCGCCACGAACGCGACCGAGCTGCTTTCGGCGCCGTCACGCCTGGCCGGTCTTCTCGATACCGGCGCGCTTTCGATCATTGCCGAGCCGGCACGCCTCGTCGCACGCACCGGCGGCGTGCTGGCTCGCGCCACGATCTCGCTCGTGATCGCCGCCATCGGCCGCGTGACCGGCACGCCGCTGCAGCGTGAGGTCGGCCAGTTCGTCGATCTGTTCTCGGATCTGGTCGGCGGCCTCGAAGGCCGCGCGCGCGCGATCGACGAGCTGCTGCGTGCACCGGAGACGGCATTCGTCCTCGTCACGCGACCACGCGAAGGCGACGTCGCCGATGCGCTCGCGTTTCGCGCGAGTCTCGACCGCATGGGAATCCGCGTTGCCGCTGTCGTTGCCAATCGCGTGACGCCTGCGGCGACGCCGTCGTCCGAGCCGGATGCGATCCGGCTTGCGGGACTTACGCCGCGCCAGCGCGGCGCGGTGATCGCGATGGAAGCCGACATGAATGCCCTGCGCGCGCTCGAGCGCAGCGCGCTCGTTCATCTTCGCGAAAGCCTGGGCGGGCCCGGTGATCCGCCGGTGTTCGAACTGGCCGCGCGCGACGTCGACGTTGCCTCGCTCGACGACATCGCGATTCTCGCGCGCGAGCTCGAAGCCGCTCCGAAGTAG
- a CDS encoding 1-acyl-sn-glycerol-3-phosphate acyltransferase → MIPRMDAAVSGIPAGEEARPRSATVSDIFLARLGALEKRVGIELERSAPSLGPAGEYALHVARLGWRAASSLAAGATTAAGRRELFAAWTAGGPVDELGFDAGLAESVREIVKPLSRRWLGLHEAGSSAFPERGGVLLLVNRSAWPIPIEALVLWAWLGDGRLAGRRLAVLWDADFPELPYLSDFFRRIGLVAATRENASALLERGAVVLAFPEGVAARTKTYDRRYRLARFDSHGLFAAALESGARIVPGAVLGNEDSYPLLGSFGLIPLTAQFPLLGPAGILPLPVTWTIRLGPALEYGGERQDASATDAIMDAVRARMQACIGELLAVRSSR, encoded by the coding sequence ATGATCCCGCGCATGGACGCGGCGGTCTCCGGAATTCCTGCGGGCGAAGAGGCGCGCCCGCGCAGCGCGACCGTCAGCGACATTTTTCTTGCCCGCCTCGGTGCGCTCGAAAAACGCGTCGGGATCGAGCTCGAGCGCTCGGCCCCGTCGCTCGGACCGGCCGGCGAATACGCACTGCACGTCGCGCGGCTCGGATGGCGCGCAGCCTCGAGCCTGGCGGCTGGTGCGACAACTGCGGCGGGCCGGCGCGAGCTGTTTGCTGCATGGACGGCCGGGGGTCCGGTCGACGAGCTCGGCTTCGATGCGGGGCTCGCCGAAAGCGTGCGCGAAATCGTCAAACCTCTGTCGCGGCGCTGGCTCGGCCTTCACGAAGCTGGAAGCAGCGCGTTTCCCGAGCGTGGAGGGGTTCTCCTTCTGGTGAACCGGAGCGCGTGGCCGATTCCGATCGAAGCGCTGGTGCTCTGGGCGTGGCTGGGAGACGGGCGGCTCGCGGGCCGGCGGCTCGCCGTGCTCTGGGATGCGGATTTTCCGGAGCTTCCGTATCTGTCGGATTTCTTTCGAAGGATCGGGCTGGTTGCGGCGACACGCGAAAACGCGTCGGCGCTGCTCGAACGCGGTGCAGTCGTGCTCGCGTTTCCAGAGGGCGTCGCGGCACGGACGAAAACTTACGACCGGCGCTATCGGCTCGCGCGTTTCGACTCGCACGGCCTGTTTGCCGCAGCGCTGGAATCGGGCGCGCGCATCGTTCCGGGAGCCGTGCTGGGAAATGAAGACAGCTACCCGCTCCTCGGCAGTTTCGGTTTGATCCCGCTCACTGCGCAGTTCCCCCTGCTGGGGCCTGCCGGCATCCTGCCACTCCCCGTGACATGGACCATACGACTGGGTCCCGCGCTGGAATACGGCGGCGAGCGGCAGGACGCGTCCGCAACGGACGCCATCATGGATGCGGTTCGGGCCCGCATGCAGGCCTGCATTGGAGAGCTTCTCGCGGTCCGATCCTCGCGCTGA
- a CDS encoding ArsA-related P-loop ATPase has product MSARILFVTGKGGTGKSCVAAALAREALRRGRPSLLMRMPSSSHATGDEGPAEEDRTAKRRRGVSEPEEKILDERRDLESFLTRVLGLAFIARRLQDSSTFSAVAAAAPGLRDLVALTAITTEARRRRGVVVVDAPASGHSVPMLTAPSRVHDLAPFGPVAREAGAALAALADPRRFAAVLVTTPEELAVTEIRMLHDQVADAGVAACRVVVNGFWPAYVSKTDGDRIRRSKVSADAAMYIARHRRQLELVDALEKTVGHCPRIAFSFRRQGAEAPEQDIAAVLDRLDEDAA; this is encoded by the coding sequence GTGAGTGCGCGCATCCTTTTCGTGACCGGCAAGGGAGGCACCGGGAAGTCCTGCGTTGCCGCCGCCCTCGCGCGCGAGGCGCTGCGGCGAGGGCGTCCGTCGCTGCTGATGCGCATGCCGTCGTCGTCGCACGCGACCGGAGACGAAGGGCCTGCCGAGGAGGACCGCACCGCGAAACGCCGGCGCGGCGTCTCCGAACCGGAAGAGAAGATCCTCGACGAGCGCCGCGACCTCGAGAGCTTTCTTACCCGCGTTCTCGGTCTGGCATTCATCGCAAGGCGGCTCCAGGACAGCAGCACGTTCTCGGCGGTCGCTGCCGCTGCGCCGGGACTTCGCGATCTGGTCGCGCTTACGGCCATCACCACCGAAGCGCGGCGCAGGCGCGGCGTCGTCGTCGTCGATGCACCGGCAAGCGGCCACAGCGTTCCGATGCTGACGGCACCGTCGCGCGTGCACGACCTCGCGCCGTTCGGACCGGTCGCGCGCGAAGCCGGAGCCGCGCTCGCCGCGCTCGCCGATCCCCGCCGCTTTGCTGCCGTGCTGGTCACGACGCCGGAAGAGCTCGCGGTCACCGAGATCCGCATGCTGCACGACCAGGTCGCCGACGCCGGCGTCGCGGCCTGCCGCGTCGTCGTCAACGGCTTCTGGCCGGCCTACGTTTCGAAGACGGACGGCGACCGCATCCGCCGGTCGAAAGTTTCCGCCGACGCGGCCATGTACATCGCCCGCCATCGCCGCCAGCTCGAGCTCGTCGATGCGCTCGAGAAAACCGTCGGCCACTGCCCGCGCATCGCATTCTCGTTTCGCAGGCAGGGAGCCGAAGCGCCGGAACAGGACATCGCGGCGGTGCTCGACCGCCTCGACGAGGACGCTGCGTGA
- the acpS gene encoding holo-ACP synthase encodes MVVGIGIDAVSIERVRRAAGDTERGLRFRARVFTENERRVCETRKDPAECFAARFAAKEAVMKALGAEGIAFSFREIEVVRAASGAPGIVLHGRVAERARELGVSAIHVSLTHAEPLALASVVAETVE; translated from the coding sequence GTGGTGGTGGGAATCGGCATCGATGCGGTCAGCATCGAGCGCGTGCGGCGCGCCGCCGGCGACACCGAGCGCGGCCTTCGCTTCCGCGCGCGTGTCTTCACCGAGAACGAGCGGCGCGTCTGCGAGACCCGGAAAGATCCGGCCGAATGTTTCGCCGCACGATTTGCTGCCAAGGAAGCCGTGATGAAAGCGCTCGGCGCCGAAGGCATCGCGTTCTCGTTTCGTGAGATCGAAGTCGTGCGCGCGGCATCCGGTGCGCCCGGCATCGTTCTTCACGGACGCGTCGCCGAGCGCGCGCGCGAGCTCGGCGTCTCGGCGATCCATGTTTCGCTGACGCACGCCGAGCCGCTCGCGCTCGCGTCGGTCGTCGCGGAGACCGTCGAATGA